A genomic stretch from Etheostoma spectabile isolate EspeVRDwgs_2016 unplaced genomic scaffold, UIUC_Espe_1.0 scaffold00006964, whole genome shotgun sequence includes:
- the LOC116678306 gene encoding olfactory receptor 4D1 — MINSTQVSYFILSAYFDTGVFKYLYFLLILSLYVFIVCANVLLVVVICVNRSLHEPMYLFLVSLFVNELYGSTGLFPFLLVQILSDIHTVSAPFCFLQIYCLYSYGGREFWTLAIMSYDRYLAICYPLQYHTHMTSIKIALLIALTWFYPLLIHILIVYGLTAPLQLCGNIINKVYCDGYNVVKLACSDTTANNIFRLVYLFTVIFGLIIVILFSYMRILKVCFSGSRQTRQKALSTCTPHLLSLLNFSFGAFFELIQTRFDMNYLPNMLRVFLSLYWLTCQPLINPLLYGLKMSKIRIVCRLLLFGGKR; from the coding sequence ATGATCAATTCTACACAGGTTTCATATTTCATACTTTCTGCTTACTTTGACACCGGGGTGTTTAAATACTTATATTTCCTGCTGATTTTGTCCTTATATGTCTTCATAGTGTGTGCCAATGTGCTGCTGGTTGTGGTTATCTGTGTGAACAGGAGCTTACATGAACCTATGTACCTTTTTCTGGTCAGCCTGTTTGTAAATGAACTGTATGGTAGTACAGGGTTGTTTCCATTCCTTCTGGTTCAGATCCTCTCGGACATTCACACTGTTTCTGCTCCCTTCTGCTTCCTGCAGATTTATTGTTTGTACTCTTATGGAGGTAGAGAATTTTGGACCTTAGCCATCATGTCTTATGACAGATATCTTGCTATCTGTTATCCTCTACAATATCACACTCATATGACATCTATTAAGATTGCCCTGCTTATTGCTCTAACATGGTTTTACCCTTTACTTATCCATATTTTAATAGTGTATGGTCTGACTGCTCCTTTACAGCTGTGTGGAAACATTATTAACAAAGTGTACTGTGATGGCTATAATGTTGTCAAGCTGGCCTGCTCTGATACAACAGCCAATAACATTTTTAGACTTGTTTACCTGTTTACAGTAATCTTTGGTCTTATAATTGTAATTCTTTTCTCTTACATGAGGAtccttaaagtgtgtttttctggttcTAGACAGACCAGACAGAAAGCTCTCAGTACCTGCACACCTCACCTTTTGTCCCTGCTCAATTTTTCTTTTGGAGCTTTCTTTGAATTAATACAGACTAGGTTTGATATGAACTATTTACCCAATATGTTGCgtgtttttctgtcattgtACTGGCTTACATGCCAACCACTCATCAACCCTTTACTGTACGgactgaaaatgtccaaaatacgCATCGTATGTAGACTTCTGCTCTTTGGGGGGAAAAGGTAA